The following coding sequences lie in one Sesamum indicum cultivar Zhongzhi No. 13 linkage group LG9, S_indicum_v1.0, whole genome shotgun sequence genomic window:
- the LOC105170648 gene encoding 40S ribosomal protein S15a has product MVRVSVLNDALKSMYNAEKRGKRQVMIRPSSKVIIKFLLVMQKHGYIGEFEYVDDHRAGKIVVELNGRLNKCGVISPRFDVGVKEIEPWTARLLPSRQFGYIVLTTSAGIMDHEEARRKNVGGKVLGFFY; this is encoded by the exons ATGGTGAGAGTCAGTGTCTTGAATGATGCTCTAAAGAGTATGTATAATGCTGAAAAGAGGGGAAAACGGCAGGTCATGATAAGGCCTTCGTCAAAAGTGATTATCAAGTTTCTTCTGGTCATGCAGAAGCATG GATACATTGGAGAATTTGAGTATGTTGATGACCACAGAGCTGGAAAAATTGTGGTTGAATTGAATGGAAGACTAAACAAATGTGGTGTCATTAGCCCAAGGTTTGATGTTGGTGTTAAGGAAATTGAGCCTTGGACTGCAAGACTGCTCCCATCGAGACAG TTTGGTTATATTGTGCTGACAACGTCTGCTGGAATCATGGATCACGAAGAGGCACGTAGGAAAAACGTTGGAGGTAAAGTGCTTGGGTTCTTTTACTAG
- the LOC105170859 gene encoding uncharacterized protein LOC105170859 isoform X1, whose product MALSLRCCCCTILFLSSFSSFIFLYWSYFSVGCRAGMQIAVDEVKQELNLLTFPAAWNLLLFPNEEPPRFLKIALFVKKWPQWHRAGGLERHALTLHHALAKRGHELHVFTSSSTNLSSIKNLYFHLSKPTAAGYLDQAIVWEQFIVENSTGRHFDVIHSESVGLMHTRSRNLTNLAVSWHGIAYESIHSDIIQELLRDPQVAQTSILSERVSKVVEEIKFFPRYAHHVATSDHVGDILKRIYMLPEERVHIILNGVDEEIFKPEASKGEEFKSKFGIQESKSLILGMAGRLVKDKGHPLIFEALRQIFNESSTFRDSVIVLVAGDGPWGARYKDLGSSLHVLGPLEHAELAGFYNAIDVFVNPTLRAQGLDHTLLEAMLVGKPLMATKLASITGSVIVSKDIGYTFSPSVEALKKALYEVWKDGRGVLEQKGRSARKRALQLFTATKMAAAYERLFLCIAEKREDSNPYCTYKT is encoded by the coding sequence ATGGCCCTGAGTTTGCGCTGCTGTTGCTGTACGATTCTCTTCCTGTCTTCGTTTTCGTCCTTTATCTTTCTGTACTGGTCCTATTTCTCAGTTGGCTGCCGTGCCGGTATGCAAATCGCTGTTGATGAAGTGAAACAAGAGCTTAACCTACTTACGTTTCCGGCTGCTTGGAATCTCCTTCTCTTCCCCAATGAAGAGCCACCAAGATTTCTCAAAATAGCCCTTTTTGTCAAGAAGTGGCCTCAGTGGCATCGTGCGGGAGGGCTTGAACGCCATGCCTTGACTCTGCACCACGCTCTTGCCAAGCGAGGCCATGAGCTCCATGTATTCACCTCTTCATCCACTAACTTAAGCTCCAtcaagaatttgtattttcACCTCTCAAAGCCAACAGCAGCTGGTTATCTAGACCAAGCCATAGTTTGGGAGCAATTTATAGTTGAGAACTCGACAGGAAGACACTTTGATGTGATACATTCTGAAAGCGTAGGGCTTATGCACACTAGATCGCGTAATCTGACTAACCTTGCTGTTAGTTGGCATGGAATTGCTTATGAATCTATACATTCCGACATAATTCAAGAACTCTTGAGGGATCCTCAAGTTGCGCAGACGTCTATTTTGAGTGAAAGAGTATCGAAAGTTGtggaagaaataaaattcttCCCTCGTTATGCTCATCATGTTGCCACCAGTGATCACGTTGGAGATATCCTGAAAAGGATCTATATGTTACCAGAAGAACGCGTACACATTATTCTCAACGGCGTTGATGAGGAGATTTTCAAGCCAGAGGCTTCCAAGGGTGAAGAATTCAAGTCAAAATTCGGTATTCAAGAATCCAAGTCACTGATACTTGGAATGGCAGGGAGGTTGGTCAAGGACAAGGGCCATCCCCTGATCTTTGAAGCACTGAGGCAAATTTTCAATGAGAGTTCAACGTTCCGTGATAGTGTCATTGTTCTGGTGGCTGGAGATGGTCCATGGGGTGCCAGATACAAAGACCTTGGATCTTCTTTACATGTTTTAGGGCCATTAGAGCACGCAGAACTGGCAGGATTTTACAATGCAATCGACGTTTTCGTTAATCCAACACTTCGTGCTCAAGGGCTGGATCACACCCTGTTGGAAGCTATGCTTGTTGGCAAGCCATTGATGGCTACAAAACTTGCCAGCATCACAGGTTCTGTGATCGTCAGCAAAGACATTGGATACACGTTTTCGCCTTCCGTAGAGGCACTGAAGAAAGCTCTGTATGAGGTGTGGAAAGACGGGAGAGGAGTTCTAGAGCAGAAAGGTCGATCGGCCAGGAAAAGGGCTTTGCAGCTATTTACAGCCACCAAAATGGCTGCAGCTTATGAAAGGCTATTTTTGTGCATTGCGGAGAAACGAGAAGATAGCAATCCTTACTGCACTTACAAGACATAG
- the LOC105170859 gene encoding uncharacterized protein LOC105170859 isoform X2, whose translation MQIAVDEVKQELNLLTFPAAWNLLLFPNEEPPRFLKIALFVKKWPQWHRAGGLERHALTLHHALAKRGHELHVFTSSSTNLSSIKNLYFHLSKPTAAGYLDQAIVWEQFIVENSTGRHFDVIHSESVGLMHTRSRNLTNLAVSWHGIAYESIHSDIIQELLRDPQVAQTSILSERVSKVVEEIKFFPRYAHHVATSDHVGDILKRIYMLPEERVHIILNGVDEEIFKPEASKGEEFKSKFGIQESKSLILGMAGRLVKDKGHPLIFEALRQIFNESSTFRDSVIVLVAGDGPWGARYKDLGSSLHVLGPLEHAELAGFYNAIDVFVNPTLRAQGLDHTLLEAMLVGKPLMATKLASITGSVIVSKDIGYTFSPSVEALKKALYEVWKDGRGVLEQKGRSARKRALQLFTATKMAAAYERLFLCIAEKREDSNPYCTYKT comes from the coding sequence ATGCAAATCGCTGTTGATGAAGTGAAACAAGAGCTTAACCTACTTACGTTTCCGGCTGCTTGGAATCTCCTTCTCTTCCCCAATGAAGAGCCACCAAGATTTCTCAAAATAGCCCTTTTTGTCAAGAAGTGGCCTCAGTGGCATCGTGCGGGAGGGCTTGAACGCCATGCCTTGACTCTGCACCACGCTCTTGCCAAGCGAGGCCATGAGCTCCATGTATTCACCTCTTCATCCACTAACTTAAGCTCCAtcaagaatttgtattttcACCTCTCAAAGCCAACAGCAGCTGGTTATCTAGACCAAGCCATAGTTTGGGAGCAATTTATAGTTGAGAACTCGACAGGAAGACACTTTGATGTGATACATTCTGAAAGCGTAGGGCTTATGCACACTAGATCGCGTAATCTGACTAACCTTGCTGTTAGTTGGCATGGAATTGCTTATGAATCTATACATTCCGACATAATTCAAGAACTCTTGAGGGATCCTCAAGTTGCGCAGACGTCTATTTTGAGTGAAAGAGTATCGAAAGTTGtggaagaaataaaattcttCCCTCGTTATGCTCATCATGTTGCCACCAGTGATCACGTTGGAGATATCCTGAAAAGGATCTATATGTTACCAGAAGAACGCGTACACATTATTCTCAACGGCGTTGATGAGGAGATTTTCAAGCCAGAGGCTTCCAAGGGTGAAGAATTCAAGTCAAAATTCGGTATTCAAGAATCCAAGTCACTGATACTTGGAATGGCAGGGAGGTTGGTCAAGGACAAGGGCCATCCCCTGATCTTTGAAGCACTGAGGCAAATTTTCAATGAGAGTTCAACGTTCCGTGATAGTGTCATTGTTCTGGTGGCTGGAGATGGTCCATGGGGTGCCAGATACAAAGACCTTGGATCTTCTTTACATGTTTTAGGGCCATTAGAGCACGCAGAACTGGCAGGATTTTACAATGCAATCGACGTTTTCGTTAATCCAACACTTCGTGCTCAAGGGCTGGATCACACCCTGTTGGAAGCTATGCTTGTTGGCAAGCCATTGATGGCTACAAAACTTGCCAGCATCACAGGTTCTGTGATCGTCAGCAAAGACATTGGATACACGTTTTCGCCTTCCGTAGAGGCACTGAAGAAAGCTCTGTATGAGGTGTGGAAAGACGGGAGAGGAGTTCTAGAGCAGAAAGGTCGATCGGCCAGGAAAAGGGCTTTGCAGCTATTTACAGCCACCAAAATGGCTGCAGCTTATGAAAGGCTATTTTTGTGCATTGCGGAGAAACGAGAAGATAGCAATCCTTACTGCACTTACAAGACATAG
- the LOC105170649 gene encoding DNA-directed RNA polymerase II subunit RPB7: MFFHIVLERNMQLHPRHFGRDLRDKLVAKLMKDVEGTCSGRHGFIVAITGIESVGKGLIRDGTGFVTFPVKYQCVVFRPFKGEILEAVVTMVNKMGFFAEAGPVQIFVSNHLIPDDMEFQSGDIPNYTTSDGSVKIQKDSEVRLKIIGTRVDATEIFCIGTIKDDFLGVISDPGATS; encoded by the exons atgtTTTTCCACATCGTATTGGAGCGGAACATGCAGCTACACCCTCGCCACTTCGGCCGTGATCTCCGGGATAAGCTCGTCGCCAAGCTTATGAAAGATGTTGAGGGCACTTGCAG TGGTCGGCATGGGTTCATTGTGGCGATTACTGGCATTGAGAGTGTTGGGAAAGGTTTAATTCGTGATGGGACGGGGTTTGTTACCTTTCCGGTTAAGTATCAGTGCGTTGTGTTTCGACCCTTTAAGGGAGAGATATTAGAAGCCGTTGTTACAATGGTTAACAAG ATGGGGTTTTTTGCTGAAGCAGGGCCAGTCCAAATTTTCGTATCTAATCAT CTGATACCAGATGATATGGAGTTTCAATCTGGAGATATTCCCAACTACACAACTTCAGATGGATCT GTCAAAATTCAGAAAGACAGTGAAGTCAGGTTGAAGATAATTGGAACCCGAGTAGATGCTACAGAAATT TTTTGCATTGGCACCATAAAAGATGACTTTCTGGGTGTGATTAGTGATCCAGGTGCAACCTCTTGA
- the LOC105170650 gene encoding centrosomal protein of 83 kDa isoform X1 produces MDARHASLGRRTLEEIRQKRAAERLSKASSGPDLIKSPTDGTGIKKSESANRLSENDISGLVSQLKDTMQRNAELEEANTKLTSMLQKKEVENDMLQKRLNDLEQNIVPSLRKALKDVAMEKDAAVVAREDLSAQLRTLKKRIKEAEEEQYRAEEDAAALRAELNLLQQQAMHSPSGGITAPRYSDDQMQAMEKELSNLRSKLEQESMLRQKEHQQLVEEQARTSALVIQKQELEEKLESISKRASESEAEQANHRPFTMEDKERLEKQLYDMAVAIERLESSRQKLLMEIDSQSSEIERLFEENSSLSSAYQESMGLVAQWENQVKVCLKQNEELRSMVDNLRTEQTSLSVLNDKASRAINISGGGDNTTESLYAAELYSLKSQLSKEQSRAEALSGEVLQLSARLQQATQAYNGLARLYKPLLRNIENGLMKMKQDGSVTVR; encoded by the exons ATGGATGCTCGTCATGCATCTCTCGGTCGACGCACG TTGGAAGAAATTCGACAGAAGCGAGCAGCAGAGAGATTGAGCAAGGCCTCATCTGGACCAGATCTCATAAAATCCCCTACCG ATGGTACGGGAATTAAGAAATCGGAGAGCGCAAATCGACTCTCAGAG AATGATATTAGTGGTTTAGTATCACAATTGAAAGACACGATGCAAAGGAATGCAGAGCTTGAGGAAGCAAACACAAAATTAACCTCAatg CTTCAGAAGAAGGAGGTGGAGAACGACATGCTGCAGAAGCGACTAAATGATCTG GAGCAGAACATTGTACCATCATTAAGAAAAGCTCTCAAGGATGTTGCTATGGAAAAAGATGCAGCAGTTGTTGCACGA GAGGATCTTTCTGCCCAGCTTCGCACACTAAAGAAACGGATAAAGgaagcagaagaagaacaatACAGA GCTGAGGAGGATGCAGCTGCATTAAGAGCAGAATTGAACTTGTTGCAGCAGCAGGCGATGCACAGTCCTTCAGGTGGCATCACTGCACCAAGATATTCAGATGATCAGATGCAAGCCatggaaaaagaattatctaATTTGAGATCCAAGCTCGAG CAAGAATCAATGCTGAGACAGAAAGAGCATCAGCAGTTAGTGGAGGAGCAGGCCCGTACATCTGCCCTTGTTATTCAGAAACAAGAGTTAGAAGAGAAACTTGAATCTATCTCTAAAAGGGCATCAG AGAGCGAAGCAGAGCAGGCAAACCATCGACCATTCACAATG GAAGACAAGGAGAGACTTGAGAAGCAGTTGTATGATATGGCAGTAGCTATTGAGAGATTGGAGAGTAGCAGACAAAAACTTTTAATGGAG ATTGATTCCCAATCTTCAGAAATTGAGAGactatttgaagaaaattcaagTCTCTCATCTGCTTATCAGGAATCGATGGGATTGGTCGCGCAGTGGGAGAATCAG GTGAAAGTTTGTCTAAAGCAAAATGAGGAACTCCGTAGCATGGTAGATAATTTGCGTACAGAACAGACCAGTCTCTCTGTCCTGAATGATAAAGCTTCACGAGCTATAAATATTTCTGGCGGAGGAGATAATACAACTGAATCTCTGTATGCAGCTGAACTTTATTCCCTTAAG AGCCAGCTATCTAAAGAACAAAGCAGAGCAGAAGCTCTATCTGGAGAGGTCTTGCAGCTCTCAGCACGTCTCCAGCAAGCGACACAAGCGTATAATGGTCTTGCTCGACT CTACAAGCCCTTGCTGCGGAACATTGAGAACGGCCTTATGAAGATGAAGCAAGATGGCTCAGTGACGGTGCGATAA
- the LOC105170650 gene encoding centrosomal protein of 83 kDa isoform X2 — translation MDARHASLGRRTLEEIRQKRAAERLSKASSGPDLIKSPTDGTGIKKSESANRLSENDISGLVSQLKDTMQRNAELEEANTKLTSMLQKKEVENDMLQKRLNDLEQNIVPSLRKALKDVAMEKDAAVVAREDLSAQLRTLKKRIKEAEEEQYRAEEDAAALRAELNLLQQQAMHSPSGGITAPRYSDDQMQAMEKELSNLRSKLEQESMLRQKEHQQLVEEQARTSALVIQKQELEEKLESISKRASESEAEQANHRPFTMEDKERLEKQLYDMAVAIERLESSRQKLLMEIDSQSSEIERLFEENSSLSSAYQESMGLVAQWENQVKVCLKQNEELRSMVDNLRTEQTSLSVLNDKASRAINISGGGDNTTESLASYLKNKAEQKLYLERSCSSQHVSSKRHKRIMVLLDSTSPCCGTLRTAL, via the exons ATGGATGCTCGTCATGCATCTCTCGGTCGACGCACG TTGGAAGAAATTCGACAGAAGCGAGCAGCAGAGAGATTGAGCAAGGCCTCATCTGGACCAGATCTCATAAAATCCCCTACCG ATGGTACGGGAATTAAGAAATCGGAGAGCGCAAATCGACTCTCAGAG AATGATATTAGTGGTTTAGTATCACAATTGAAAGACACGATGCAAAGGAATGCAGAGCTTGAGGAAGCAAACACAAAATTAACCTCAatg CTTCAGAAGAAGGAGGTGGAGAACGACATGCTGCAGAAGCGACTAAATGATCTG GAGCAGAACATTGTACCATCATTAAGAAAAGCTCTCAAGGATGTTGCTATGGAAAAAGATGCAGCAGTTGTTGCACGA GAGGATCTTTCTGCCCAGCTTCGCACACTAAAGAAACGGATAAAGgaagcagaagaagaacaatACAGA GCTGAGGAGGATGCAGCTGCATTAAGAGCAGAATTGAACTTGTTGCAGCAGCAGGCGATGCACAGTCCTTCAGGTGGCATCACTGCACCAAGATATTCAGATGATCAGATGCAAGCCatggaaaaagaattatctaATTTGAGATCCAAGCTCGAG CAAGAATCAATGCTGAGACAGAAAGAGCATCAGCAGTTAGTGGAGGAGCAGGCCCGTACATCTGCCCTTGTTATTCAGAAACAAGAGTTAGAAGAGAAACTTGAATCTATCTCTAAAAGGGCATCAG AGAGCGAAGCAGAGCAGGCAAACCATCGACCATTCACAATG GAAGACAAGGAGAGACTTGAGAAGCAGTTGTATGATATGGCAGTAGCTATTGAGAGATTGGAGAGTAGCAGACAAAAACTTTTAATGGAG ATTGATTCCCAATCTTCAGAAATTGAGAGactatttgaagaaaattcaagTCTCTCATCTGCTTATCAGGAATCGATGGGATTGGTCGCGCAGTGGGAGAATCAG GTGAAAGTTTGTCTAAAGCAAAATGAGGAACTCCGTAGCATGGTAGATAATTTGCGTACAGAACAGACCAGTCTCTCTGTCCTGAATGATAAAGCTTCACGAGCTATAAATATTTCTGGCGGAGGAGATAATACAACTGAATCTCT AGCCAGCTATCTAAAGAACAAAGCAGAGCAGAAGCTCTATCTGGAGAGGTCTTGCAGCTCTCAGCACGTCTCCAGCAAGCGACACAAGCGTATAATGGTCTTGCTCGACT CTACAAGCCCTTGCTGCGGAACATTGAGAACGGCCTTATGA